The following are from one region of the Gemmatimonadales bacterium genome:
- a CDS encoding HEAT repeat domain-containing protein codes for MPVSQTALLGAAIYQLRSSIADPAFTERTLELLARLSSPATLQITVSADGLIVGDLRLPAAAPGVTVVRDAMLDHHTSRLRLPGGLSAAHWRAIAELYASPRGLYGSIDEVRDALRFSVPDAMVSSSSGATGEADLREALFELPGLRSATDASGVDRPGAAAAAEVADLTGRLDPLLQAAAAARDKRDYPRLAQLLIQIHELEDGGNDTHRAMVGRERRRVIPTEALLAMARLVPKPETPAVVSRALALLGSEGAGALIVMLSGAPPAHERRAYIEALVDCRDCDDAVISALGSTRSELVRDAAEVVGRKRLERAVPTLIHLLKRPQVEIRTAAWHALENIGTRDALKALHAHA; via the coding sequence ATGCCGGTATCCCAAACCGCACTCCTCGGAGCGGCGATCTATCAGCTGCGTTCGTCGATCGCCGACCCGGCGTTCACTGAACGCACACTCGAGCTGCTGGCCCGGCTCTCGAGTCCTGCGACGCTGCAAATCACTGTCTCGGCCGATGGCCTGATCGTGGGAGACCTCCGGCTTCCGGCCGCAGCGCCTGGAGTCACCGTCGTCCGCGATGCGATGCTGGATCATCACACTTCCCGCCTGCGACTTCCGGGCGGCTTGTCCGCGGCGCACTGGCGGGCCATCGCCGAACTGTACGCCTCGCCGCGCGGTCTCTACGGATCGATCGACGAGGTCCGCGACGCGCTGCGATTTTCGGTGCCGGATGCGATGGTCTCGAGCTCAAGCGGTGCGACCGGCGAGGCCGACCTCCGTGAAGCGCTGTTCGAGTTGCCGGGATTGCGTAGTGCCACCGATGCATCGGGGGTTGATCGGCCCGGGGCGGCCGCCGCCGCGGAAGTCGCCGACCTGACCGGCCGTCTCGATCCGCTGCTGCAGGCTGCCGCGGCTGCGCGCGACAAGCGTGACTATCCACGACTCGCGCAGCTGTTGATCCAGATCCATGAGCTCGAAGACGGCGGCAACGACACTCATCGCGCCATGGTCGGTCGCGAGCGCCGGCGGGTGATCCCGACCGAAGCGTTGCTCGCCATGGCGCGGCTGGTTCCCAAGCCGGAGACACCGGCCGTCGTATCGCGTGCGCTGGCGCTGCTTGGCTCGGAAGGCGCCGGCGCGTTGATCGTGATGTTGAGCGGCGCACCGCCGGCGCACGAGCGGCGGGCATACATCGAGGCGCTGGTTGATTGCCGCGATTGCGATGACGCGGTGATTTCCGCCCTCGGAAGCACGCGATCCGAGCTCGTCCGTGACGCCGCCGAGGTGGTGGGACGCAAGCGACTGGAACGCGCCGTCCCCACGCTGATACACCTGCTCAAGCGACCGCAGGTGGAGATCCGCACTGCGGCGTGGCACGCCCTCGAGAACATCGGCACGCGAGACGCCTTGAAGGCGCTGCACGCCCACGCCTGA
- a CDS encoding energy-coupling factor transporter transmembrane component T — MTLARAAHPFTPATIALGAIALSLVLPDPRSVGLLCICVAILAAATGAARGVVRACAVVFPIWILLFILQALLGDAPRMAAPWGGTLSVSGTGWMLAQGSRLTAIALASLSFAAVFDPDAFLQAAIDRRWPFGIAFLLVATLDAADRLSAQARQLREAQRTRGVHVAGSISTRIRAVPALVFPLLLASLTDAGDRSLALETRGLMLQGPRHAIDPPRDSMADRTVRWCVGAILLLAVIWRITR; from the coding sequence GTGACGCTGGCACGAGCGGCGCATCCGTTCACCCCCGCAACCATCGCGCTCGGCGCGATTGCATTGTCGCTGGTCCTCCCCGATCCCCGTTCGGTGGGGTTGCTCTGCATCTGCGTTGCGATCCTTGCCGCCGCTACCGGTGCGGCGCGCGGCGTCGTGCGTGCATGTGCGGTGGTCTTCCCGATCTGGATTCTCCTCTTCATCCTGCAGGCGCTGCTGGGCGACGCGCCGCGGATGGCAGCGCCATGGGGGGGCACACTCTCGGTTTCGGGTACCGGATGGATGCTTGCGCAGGGGAGCCGGCTCACCGCGATTGCGTTGGCATCCCTCTCGTTCGCGGCCGTCTTCGATCCGGACGCGTTTCTGCAGGCGGCGATCGACCGTCGCTGGCCGTTCGGTATCGCGTTTCTTCTGGTCGCGACCCTCGATGCTGCCGACCGGCTCTCCGCGCAGGCCCGTCAGCTTCGCGAAGCGCAGCGTACCCGCGGCGTGCACGTCGCCGGGTCGATCTCGACGCGAATCCGCGCGGTACCGGCGCTGGTCTTTCCACTCCTGCTCGCGTCGCTCACCGACGCCGGCGACCGGTCGCTCGCCCTCGAGACCCGCGGGCTGATGCTCCAGGGCCCACGCCACGCGATTGACCCGCCGCGCGACTCGATGGCGGATCGGACTGTGCGGTGGTGCGTCGGTGCCATCCTGCTTCTCGCGGTGATCTGGCGAATCACGCGATGA
- a CDS encoding DUF4286 family protein, with translation MLECSVDTAPALERWMRNTHIPDILATGCFTAIHFDQSEGRFRTVYQAAAQPDLDRYLDQHATRMRESFHRQFPDGVAISRDIWEQLQRWPSM, from the coding sequence ATGCTCGAGTGTTCCGTGGATACCGCGCCGGCACTCGAACGGTGGATGCGCAACACCCACATCCCCGATATCCTCGCGACCGGATGCTTCACGGCGATTCATTTCGATCAATCCGAAGGTCGTTTCCGGACCGTCTACCAGGCCGCCGCGCAGCCGGATCTCGACCGGTATCTCGATCAGCACGCGACCCGGATGCGCGAATCGTTCCACCGTCAATTTCCGGACGGCGTGGCGATATCGCGCGACATCTGGGAACAGTTGCAGCGCTGGCCTTCGATGTGA
- a CDS encoding diaminopropionate ammonia-lyase gives MTDRQLLIREPAPPPHLPDAARLSDLAWHFHRGFRGYAPTPLRSLDHLAANLGLGQLLLKDESFRFGLNAFKGLGASFAMYHWMATRDLPDEVVFTTATDGNHGRAVAWMARQLGKRAVIFMPSIAERARIDAILNEGAKVVLVDEGYDAAVQRAMDAGTRHGWIVIQDTATEGYRDVPRWIAAGYWTSPRELETTLHPPDRPAVDVVLLHAGVGTWPAAVVEYYWHRYGERRPRIVVVEPTDAACVLESVAAGRPVHASGGMRTIMAGLNCGYPSLSAFDVLRRGVDALIAIPDAGAIEAMRLLADGDPAVIAGESGAASVAGLIALMRDDDYRAVRDHVGLGAASRVLVWSTEGATDPAGWERVVGRPVPALS, from the coding sequence GTGACCGACCGGCAGCTGCTGATCCGGGAGCCGGCGCCGCCGCCGCATCTCCCTGACGCAGCGCGCCTTTCCGATCTCGCCTGGCACTTCCACCGCGGATTCCGCGGATACGCACCGACTCCTCTCCGATCGCTCGATCATCTCGCAGCCAACCTCGGTCTCGGCCAGCTCCTGCTCAAGGACGAATCATTCCGCTTCGGACTCAATGCTTTCAAGGGGCTGGGTGCGTCCTTCGCGATGTATCACTGGATGGCCACCCGCGACCTCCCCGACGAAGTGGTCTTCACCACCGCCACCGATGGCAACCACGGACGGGCGGTGGCATGGATGGCGCGGCAACTGGGAAAGCGCGCCGTGATTTTCATGCCGTCGATTGCGGAACGCGCCCGCATCGACGCGATCCTGAACGAAGGCGCCAAGGTCGTCCTCGTCGATGAGGGGTACGATGCCGCGGTGCAACGGGCTATGGATGCCGGCACTCGTCACGGCTGGATCGTGATCCAGGATACCGCCACCGAGGGGTATCGCGACGTACCGCGATGGATCGCCGCGGGATACTGGACCAGTCCGCGCGAGCTCGAGACGACGTTGCACCCCCCCGATCGCCCCGCCGTCGACGTCGTCCTGCTGCACGCTGGCGTCGGGACGTGGCCCGCCGCGGTCGTCGAGTACTACTGGCACCGCTATGGCGAACGACGTCCCCGGATCGTGGTGGTCGAGCCGACCGATGCCGCGTGTGTTCTCGAGTCGGTCGCCGCCGGGCGGCCGGTGCACGCCAGCGGCGGGATGCGAACCATCATGGCCGGACTCAACTGCGGCTACCCCTCGCTGAGCGCCTTCGACGTACTGCGACGCGGTGTCGACGCCCTGATCGCGATTCCGGATGCCGGCGCCATCGAAGCGATGCGCCTTCTCGCCGACGGCGATCCGGCGGTGATTGCCGGTGAGTCCGGGGCGGCCAGTGTTGCAGGATTAATCGCACTCATGCGCGACGATGACTATCGCGCGGTCCGGGACCACGTGGGCCTCGGCGCGGCATCGCGGGTCCTGGTCTGGTCGACCGAAGGGGCGACCGATCCCGCCGGATGGGAGCGGGTTGTGGGGCGGCCGGTTCCGGCGCTATCCTGA
- a CDS encoding DUF481 domain-containing protein: MVLIHLLALVAFTGDTNHPANANANPVPRAPAMKFAGDAGFVSTGGNTSVQTLNLGDKISARFDRVTLTEQFGMVNGRSKGETIASSWAGTLRTDVAIDRDIGLYASVTYERNTFAGLASRVGTVTGVSAQVIKTKTDKLVIEGGVSLTTQDGTAAGTVDPDFLGGRAATAFSHQIGPRASLSESIEVLPNFREGSDLRVNTETDLLAPFTHNAAIKLSYVIHYDGIPEPGYLSTDRLFTSGIQVTL, from the coding sequence ATGGTCCTGATCCACCTGCTTGCCCTGGTCGCATTCACGGGGGATACCAATCACCCGGCGAACGCGAACGCGAACCCGGTACCCAGAGCGCCGGCGATGAAATTCGCGGGTGACGCAGGTTTCGTGAGCACGGGTGGCAACACGTCGGTGCAGACCCTCAATCTCGGCGACAAGATCAGCGCACGCTTCGATCGGGTCACGCTGACCGAGCAGTTCGGCATGGTCAACGGGCGGAGCAAGGGGGAGACCATCGCTTCGAGCTGGGCGGGAACGCTCCGCACCGACGTTGCCATCGATCGCGACATCGGATTGTACGCGTCGGTCACCTACGAGCGGAACACCTTCGCCGGTCTGGCGTCGCGTGTCGGCACCGTGACCGGCGTCTCGGCGCAGGTGATCAAGACCAAGACCGACAAGCTCGTGATCGAAGGGGGCGTCTCGCTCACCACCCAGGACGGGACGGCGGCCGGTACGGTCGATCCCGACTTTCTTGGCGGCAGGGCGGCCACAGCGTTCAGTCACCAGATCGGTCCGCGCGCATCACTTTCGGAATCGATCGAGGTATTGCCCAATTTTCGCGAAGGTTCCGACCTGCGGGTGAACACCGAAACCGACCTGCTCGCGCCGTTCACGCACAACGCCGCAATCAAGCTCTCCTACGTCATTCATTACGATGGCATTCCGGAGCCGGGGTACCTCAGTACCGACCGCCTCTTCACCTCGGGCATTCAAGTCACGCTGTGA
- a CDS encoding lysophospholipid acyltransferase family protein produces the protein MPSPLSSIRNAVATTWTWSVLALMLILVLVPIVLLRLLAWPFDRVNYVGGRLFRLVGVATVKLTPRWRFSVRGTLPSNPRNPYVVVANHESFADMLLLCHLPWEMKWLAKIEFLWIPVLGWLMWAVRDVVVHRGRAASAKLAMAACAERLAGRVSVMMFPEGTRAPTREMLPFKDGAFRLAIESGVPILPLATYGTRNAIARRAVQINPAIAVVEVLEPEPTAGVELPELKRRVRARIEAARERLRQELEQPPAS, from the coding sequence ATGCCGTCACCCCTTTCCTCGATTCGCAACGCCGTCGCCACCACGTGGACGTGGTCGGTGCTGGCACTGATGCTGATCCTCGTTCTCGTGCCGATCGTCCTGTTGCGGCTGCTGGCGTGGCCGTTCGACCGTGTCAACTACGTCGGTGGCAGACTCTTCCGGCTGGTTGGCGTGGCCACGGTGAAGCTGACGCCGCGGTGGCGCTTTTCGGTCCGCGGTACGCTGCCGAGCAATCCGAGGAATCCCTATGTCGTCGTCGCGAATCACGAATCCTTCGCCGACATGCTCCTCCTCTGTCATCTCCCGTGGGAGATGAAATGGCTTGCGAAGATCGAATTTCTCTGGATCCCGGTCCTGGGGTGGCTGATGTGGGCGGTGCGCGATGTGGTGGTCCATCGCGGTCGCGCCGCCAGCGCCAAGCTGGCGATGGCGGCGTGCGCCGAGCGCCTCGCCGGCCGCGTGTCGGTGATGATGTTTCCCGAGGGGACTCGTGCACCGACGAGGGAGATGCTGCCATTCAAGGATGGCGCGTTTCGTCTCGCGATCGAATCAGGGGTGCCGATTCTCCCGCTGGCGACCTACGGGACGCGGAACGCCATTGCACGGCGGGCGGTGCAGATCAATCCGGCGATTGCGGTGGTCGAGGTCCTGGAACCGGAACCGACAGCCGGCGTCGAGCTTCCGGAACTGAAGCGGCGAGTGCGCGCCAGGATCGAGGCCGCGCGGGAACGGCTCCGGCAGGAACTGGAGCAGCCGCCAGCATCGTGA
- a CDS encoding putative metal-dependent hydrolase, with product MPDDLRYPVGRFAPPADWDTAAQSRCRDVIADLPKNLRTAIDGLDDRRLDTPYRDSGWTVRQVVHHVADSHLNAYCRFRLALTEDGPTIKPYAEARWAELHDARSFPVAPSLAILDGVHARWIGLIDAMPQADWQRTFVHPEQGKTFTLASAAALYTWHSLHHVAHITALRTRNRW from the coding sequence ATGCCCGACGATCTGCGGTACCCGGTCGGTCGATTCGCTCCACCTGCTGACTGGGACACCGCGGCGCAATCACGCTGTCGCGACGTGATCGCCGACTTGCCGAAAAACCTGCGCACGGCAATCGACGGACTCGACGACCGGCGGCTCGACACGCCGTATCGCGACAGCGGATGGACGGTGCGCCAGGTCGTCCATCACGTCGCGGATTCACATCTCAATGCCTACTGCCGGTTTCGTCTTGCGCTCACCGAAGACGGACCGACGATCAAGCCCTATGCCGAAGCACGCTGGGCCGAACTGCACGACGCGCGATCATTCCCCGTGGCACCGTCGCTGGCGATCCTCGACGGCGTGCACGCCCGCTGGATCGGGCTGATCGACGCCATGCCGCAGGCCGACTGGCAGCGGACCTTTGTTCACCCGGAACAGGGAAAGACCTTCACGCTGGCGAGTGCGGCGGCGCTGTACACCTGGCACAGTCTCCATCACGTTGCCCACATCACCGCCCTTCGCACCCGCAACCGTTGGTAA
- a CDS encoding DUF481 domain-containing protein, translated as MIAALLMALALRAAPDTGKHVFFTGDAGLVNTGGNTDVTSMSIGNKLIVLTGGWHFTQTFAVTYVRTDDSVTSEFWHASLRTDRDLSKRVALFFLTEYDRNIFAGVRARITPALGVAALAIATKRDSLKLEVGGAYTVQDAAPPDTNRYYPAARGAVAYRHYLSAKAIFDQLVEVVPSLTSGDNVRINTETDITAPISRGIALKASFVVHHDGLPEPGHKSTDRILSTGVQLTF; from the coding sequence GGGCGGCGCCGGACACTGGCAAGCACGTGTTCTTTACCGGAGATGCCGGGCTCGTCAACACCGGCGGCAACACCGACGTGACCAGCATGAGCATCGGGAACAAGCTGATTGTGCTGACCGGCGGATGGCACTTCACGCAGACCTTCGCTGTCACGTACGTCCGAACCGATGACTCAGTGACATCGGAATTCTGGCACGCATCGTTGCGAACTGACCGCGATCTGTCGAAGCGAGTCGCCCTCTTTTTCCTGACGGAATACGACCGAAACATCTTCGCCGGAGTCCGTGCCAGGATCACGCCGGCGCTCGGCGTCGCGGCGCTGGCGATCGCAACGAAGCGCGATTCGCTCAAGCTCGAAGTCGGTGGTGCATACACAGTGCAGGACGCGGCACCACCCGATACCAACCGGTACTATCCGGCGGCGCGGGGCGCCGTGGCCTACCGTCACTATCTCAGCGCCAAGGCGATCTTCGACCAACTGGTGGAAGTGGTGCCATCGCTCACGTCCGGCGACAACGTTCGCATCAATACCGAGACGGACATCACCGCACCGATCTCGCGCGGCATCGCGCTCAAGGCGTCATTCGTGGTCCACCACGACGGCCTCCCGGAACCGGGGCACAAGTCGACCGACCGGATCCTGAGCACCGGGGTGCAGCTCACATTTTGA
- a CDS encoding DUF411 domain-containing protein: protein MHRVSTATRRVVAVLLVIAATTLAAWRATPTALPAMRVLKNPGCACCAKWITYMKQEGFTVSVEDKADFTDLKRANGVTRELESCHTAFVGGYVIEGHVPADLVKKLLAEKPAGVKGLSAPGMPASAPGMDMPGQHYTIYSFDAAGHAKVYAQR from the coding sequence ATGCACCGCGTATCCACCGCAACTCGCCGAGTCGTTGCAGTCCTGCTGGTCATTGCGGCCACCACACTTGCCGCGTGGCGCGCAACGCCGACGGCGCTTCCGGCGATGCGGGTGCTGAAGAATCCCGGGTGCGCCTGCTGTGCCAAATGGATCACCTACATGAAGCAGGAGGGGTTCACGGTGTCGGTGGAGGACAAGGCGGATTTCACCGATCTCAAGCGTGCCAACGGGGTCACCCGCGAGCTGGAGTCGTGTCACACCGCGTTCGTCGGCGGGTATGTGATCGAAGGGCACGTGCCTGCCGACCTGGTGAAGAAGCTCCTGGCGGAGAAGCCCGCCGGCGTCAAGGGGCTTTCAGCGCCCGGAATGCCGGCCAGCGCACCCGGCATGGACATGCCCGGCCAGCACTACACGATTTATTCGTTCGACGCCGCCGGTCACGCCAAGGTGTACGCTCAGCGCTGA
- a CDS encoding ATP-binding cassette domain-containing protein has protein sequence MTHIATCGLGFRYPAQERWALDSIDLDFAPGEVTWVNGALGSGTSTLLLALAGLAPRLTGGERRGTVVVDDADPADLAPLAARIAYLGPSPAVQVSGVANHVLGEVALGPMNLGWDRDRALAAADGALGALGVTHLAQRDPGALSGGETQRVLLAALLASDPAVWLLDEPFSALDRSATERVQQLLRDWAHAGATVIIACDNADLMLPVADRLIVFRDGQVELDGSPPLLLAGDAVLKFGAGTTDAADLATRAGFAAPRPLTSDALVDRVEADPPRVTAREHAGNRPASPGGSVALRFDDVAFSYQTGRLVLDHVGVEISPGEAVGLFGANGAGKSTLLRLAMALEHPRSGSVTTLGRVTARMHPEDLAPQVAFLFQSPERQLFAGSVQGECSLAPKLAGCDPRQAADRVARTLAELGLADTAEQHPYDLPLPRRRLVALAAVLSADPDLLLLDEPTAALDNTSRNLVIDVVRKRIGLGKTVLAITHDPVFAHEALDRGVVLDGGRIVQDDTVRAVIDGRRLARPAALMVAVSLGLGPGEDRRNDVAQLLRTR, from the coding sequence ATGACGCACATTGCGACATGTGGCCTTGGGTTTCGGTACCCGGCGCAGGAGAGATGGGCGCTCGATTCCATCGATCTCGATTTCGCGCCGGGAGAGGTGACGTGGGTAAATGGCGCGCTGGGAAGCGGCACCAGTACGCTGCTCCTCGCGCTGGCCGGACTCGCCCCGCGGCTCACCGGCGGTGAGCGGCGCGGAACCGTTGTGGTAGATGATGCCGATCCCGCGGACCTGGCGCCGCTCGCGGCAAGGATCGCCTATCTCGGTCCGTCGCCCGCGGTCCAGGTCAGCGGCGTGGCCAATCACGTGCTCGGCGAAGTTGCCCTGGGGCCAATGAACCTGGGATGGGATCGCGACCGCGCCCTCGCCGCCGCAGACGGGGCGCTCGGCGCACTCGGCGTGACGCACCTGGCGCAGCGAGATCCCGGCGCGTTGTCGGGCGGCGAGACCCAACGCGTGCTGCTGGCGGCGCTGCTCGCGTCCGATCCCGCTGTCTGGCTCCTCGACGAACCTTTCTCAGCACTCGACCGGTCGGCAACGGAGCGGGTGCAGCAGTTATTGCGCGACTGGGCGCATGCCGGCGCGACGGTGATCATCGCCTGCGATAACGCCGACCTGATGCTCCCCGTCGCGGATCGGCTGATCGTTTTTCGCGACGGCCAGGTGGAGCTCGATGGGTCGCCGCCGTTGCTCCTCGCCGGCGACGCCGTGCTGAAATTCGGTGCCGGGACGACCGATGCGGCCGACCTCGCGACACGCGCCGGGTTTGCCGCACCCCGGCCGCTCACCAGCGACGCCCTGGTGGATCGGGTCGAAGCCGATCCACCGAGGGTGACCGCTCGTGAACACGCCGGGAACCGACCGGCGTCACCCGGCGGATCTGTGGCATTGCGCTTCGACGATGTCGCCTTCTCCTATCAGACCGGCCGGCTGGTACTCGATCACGTTGGTGTCGAAATCAGCCCAGGCGAAGCGGTGGGCCTCTTCGGCGCAAATGGCGCGGGAAAGTCGACCTTGTTGCGTCTCGCCATGGCGCTCGAGCATCCCAGAAGCGGATCGGTCACGACGCTCGGGAGGGTCACAGCCCGCATGCATCCGGAGGATCTGGCGCCGCAGGTGGCCTTTCTCTTCCAATCGCCCGAACGACAGCTCTTTGCCGGATCGGTACAGGGGGAGTGCTCGCTGGCGCCGAAACTGGCCGGGTGCGACCCACGTCAGGCGGCGGACCGGGTCGCCAGGACGCTGGCCGAGCTGGGACTGGCCGATACTGCGGAACAGCATCCATACGATCTACCGCTTCCGCGCCGACGCCTGGTAGCGCTCGCCGCGGTACTCTCAGCGGATCCTGATCTCCTGTTATTGGATGAACCGACTGCCGCGCTCGACAACACTTCACGGAACCTGGTGATCGACGTCGTTCGAAAGCGGATCGGTCTCGGCAAGACAGTCCTGGCAATTACCCATGATCCGGTTTTCGCCCACGAGGCGCTCGACCGCGGCGTGGTTCTTGATGGCGGGCGGATCGTACAGGATGATACGGTGCGAGCGGTGATCGATGGGCGGCGGTTGGCGCGCCCGGCCGCTTTGATGGTCGCGGTTTCACTCGGGCTCGGACCCGGTGAGGACCGCCGGAATGATGTCGCGCAGCTGCTGCGCACCAGGTGA
- a CDS encoding RidA family protein, translating to MRYALVLALFIPAAVSAQRGGRNGGAAGATVGFGAPSAPEQIVAPDVPVLDGLPQAVKVGYTVYLSGMVPVDSTGRLVGAGDFGAQTRQALQNLGEVMRAAHGVPGDVVRVTAYIRDITPEKVDSVRSALLATVDRSQPPALTIVGVSAFAEPGIDVMFDAIGQLRSEFPDRNRMGRP from the coding sequence ATGCGGTACGCCCTCGTGCTCGCGCTCTTCATTCCGGCTGCCGTTTCGGCGCAGCGCGGCGGACGCAACGGCGGCGCAGCCGGTGCGACCGTTGGATTCGGCGCGCCCAGCGCACCGGAGCAGATTGTCGCCCCTGACGTTCCCGTCCTCGACGGCCTGCCGCAAGCCGTAAAAGTGGGGTACACCGTCTACCTCTCCGGAATGGTGCCGGTCGATTCCACCGGTCGCCTCGTCGGCGCCGGTGATTTCGGGGCCCAGACGAGGCAGGCGCTCCAGAATCTCGGCGAAGTCATGCGGGCCGCGCACGGCGTACCGGGAGATGTGGTCCGGGTGACCGCCTATATCCGCGACATCACGCCGGAAAAGGTCGATTCGGTTCGCTCGGCGCTGCTTGCCACGGTCGATCGGTCGCAACCGCCGGCGCTCACGATCGTCGGCGTGAGCGCCTTCGCGGAACCAGGGATCGACGTGATGTTCGACGCGATCGGGCAGCTGCGAAGCGAGTTTCCCGATCGAAACCGAATGGGGCGGCCGTAG